The DNA segment GCCAGAACACCTGGAGCGGCACCTTTACCCTGCCGCTGAACCCGGACAACGATCTGCTGCTGAGCTACAGCGAAGGCTTCCGCGCGCCGACCTTCAACGACCTGTACTACCCGGATTTCAGCAACCCGAACCTGAAACCGGAAACCTCGAAAAGCTACGAGTTGCAATGGCGTAGCCAGTTGAGCGATTCCAGTCGCCTGGAAACTTCGATTTATCGCACCGACCTGGAAGACGCGATCATCTTCGGCAGCAACTCACGCCCGGAGAACGTGGCCTCGGCACGGATCAACGGTTTCGAAGCGGCATTGAAGCAGGAGCTGTTCGGCTGGCAGAGCAATCTCGGCGTGGCGATCATCGACCCGCGCGATCGCGATACCGGGCACACCTTGGCCCGCCGCGCACGGCGCACGATGAGCTGGGATCTGGATCGGCAGTTTGACCGACTGGGTCTGGGCGCCAGTTGGCAGGCGGTAAGCAGTAGCTACGACGACAAGGACAACACCCAGTCACTGGGCGGCTACGGCTTGATCGGATTGCGCAGCAGTTGGGCACTGAACCGCGAGATCAAACTGGATATGAAGATCGAGAACCTGTTCGATAAAGGCTATAGCCGCGCGCTCTACAGCTATGACGGCAGCCAGTACGGCTATCGCGAGGAAGGTCGGGCCTGGGTGTTTGGGGTGACCTGGACGCCGGAGCTCTGATCCAGAATTTGCGCTGCTTCGACTGGCCTCTTCGCGAGCAAGCCCGCTCCCACAGTGGGAACGCATTCCAAATGTGGGAGCGGGCTTGCTCGCGAAGAATTCACCTCGGTCTCAGCGGTCAGGCGCAATCAAATGGCAGAGTTTGGCGGTTGCCTCGATCATCTGCCCACTCGGGCGCTCAAGGCCTTTATCAGTAACCAACAGTAGTTTCCCCTGCTTCACCGCCGCCACCTGCGGCCAGGCTTTCCAGGCATCAAGCTGGGCCTGATCACCGGCCAGAATCACCGCGGGATCGCGCTGCAACACCGCTTCGATACTGACCTGCGGCGCCGGCAGACTCAGATCGGCAAACACATTACGCGCGCCGCATACCTCAAGCGCATCGCTGATGATCTGCCCGCCACCGATGGTGTACAGCGGCTTGTCCCAGACTTGATAGAACACTGTCAGCGGCGTCTCCCGGCGATAGCGTTGGCGCAGGTCATCGAGTTTCTGGCGCAGATCCGCCGCCAGTGTCACCCCACGTTCAGGCCGGCCGAGTTGCGCGGCAATGGCTTCGATCTGTGCAGAAAGCTGTTCGAGATTGTGCGGTTCGGCGACGTAGGTCGGGATGTTCAGGCGTTTGAGTTGATCGCGTTGCGCCGGGCCGACACTGCAAGGCCACAACAGCAACAAATCGGGCTTCAAACTGAGCAGACGCTCCATGTCCAGCTGACCGTAGCGGCCCACTGACGGGACATCCTTGAGCGCGGCAGGACGCTCGCCGGCATCGAGCACGCCGACCAGCAGATCGGCCGAGTCCAGCTCGACAACGATTTCCGACAGCGAAGGCGCGAGGCTGACCACCCGCAGACTCGCCAGCGCCGGGCCGGCGACGGCCAGCAGCAGCACCGCCAGCCACAGACGACGCATCAGCCGAGTTGACGCGGGATGCGATAGAGGTAGAACAGCACGGCCGTGGACAGCGCCAGCAGCATCAGCGGTACGGCTTCGAGGCCGACGAACACGGCCAGCGCACCGATCCATGCCGGCAACGATGCAGCGAGGAACGCAATACGGCGACGGGCCGCGAGCGCGATCCAGGCCGCCGGCTCGGCAGGCGTATCGAGGGCTTTCTGGGTGGCGATCAGTGCGTGTTTGTAGCCACCGAAAAACTTCAGGCTGACAAACATCGAGGCCACGCCGGCAATGAACATTGGCATGGTCAGTACCGGCAGAAACGCTTCATATTGGCCGAACAGTGCGTTGAGCACGAACAACGGCAGCAGCGCCAGTGCCAGATATTTCCACCAGTCGACCGCCAAACGGCGGCGCACCTGACCGCGGGTCACGCGCGGTCGACCTCGCCCTGATGCTCGTTGCCCATCATGTGGTCGAGCTTGCTGGCCTTGGTCGCCAGATAGAGCTTGTTGTGCGGATTATGGCCGGTGTGCAGCGGCACGCGTTCGGCGACGACGATGCCCATGTCGGTCAGGGCTTTGACCTTGCGCGGGTTGTTGGTCATCAGGCGCAGCGACTTCACGCCCAGGTGCTCCAGCATCGGCAGGCACATCGCGTAGTCACGCTGATCGGCGGCAAAGCCCAGACGCTCGTTGGCTTCCACGGTGTCGGCGCCGCCGTCCTGCAACTCGTAGGCGCGGATCTTGTTCAGCAGACCGATGCCACGACCTTCCTGACGCAGGTACAGCAGCACGCCGCGGCCTTCGCGGGCGATGGCCTTGAGCGCCGCTTCGAGTTGCGAGCCGCAGTCGCAGCGCTGGCTGAACAGGGCATCACCGGTCAGGCACTCGGAATGCAACCGGCCAAGGACCGGGGCACCGTCGTCAATTTCACCCAGGCTCAGCACAACGTGCTCGCGGCCGGTGGCTTCATCGAGAAAACCGTGCATGGTGAATTGCGCAAAAGGCGTTGGCAGCTTGCAAGCGGCGACAAAAACGACAGGCACCTGTGTGCTCCTGATCTAAAAAGTCTGAAGATTCGCAGGCCGGCATTGTAACAGCAGGTTCCGGCAGGCGCTTAGGCTGAATTATCGGGCATAACGATCAAAAAGTTTGATAACACCCGGTTGGCGTGGCCCCTCCCTGTGGGAGCGGGCTTGCTCGCGAAGGCGTCGTGTCAGTCGGCAATAGGCTGGCTTAACCACCGCACTCGCGAGCAAGCCCGCTCCCACAGGGGGACAGTGTTGGGCACAAGATTCGCAATCAGGGCGTATCAAATGGATACGGCTGCTTCCACTGCTCGAAAATCGGCTTCAGCTCGCCGCTCTTCACCAACTGCTCCATGCGCCTGTCGAACAGCGCCATCAGCGTGCGCGCTTGCGGCGTATCGGCGAAGCACAGGTACAGCGGCAATTCGGCGATGTGGGTCTTGCGAAACTGCGTCGGATCCTTGGCCCGGCCAACCACGTAATCGATTTCGGTCTGCGCATCGATGTAATAGTCAGCACGGTTGTGGGTGAGCATCGAGAGGATCCCGGTACGTCGCACGACCTCGTTGAAGTTGCGCACGCCGGGTAGATAATTCTGATAGTCGTAACCACGAACCCAAGCCAGCCGATATTGGCCGAGGGTTTCCGGGGTCGGTGCTGGATTACTCGCCAGGCCCAGGGCGTAGATGTGGTCGGTGTCGAAATTCCAGCGCGGATAGAGCAGGTCGCTGAATTCTTCATGATAAGAACCGACACAAGCATCGACCTCGCCACGCTGGGCCAGCCCAACTGAACGAGTGTATGGTTCGCTGCGAATGTCGAGCTTCACCCCGGCCGGTTCGAAGACCTTGCGCAGCACGTCCCAGCCCAGGCCGTGACCGTCAGCGGCGGTGTAGTCTTCCCAGTCTTCGCTGGCCAGATGGATGACCGCGGGCGTCGGCGCAGCTTCCTGCGCACTGGCGACAGTGCCCAGCAAGGTAAAAAACACCAGCGCCAGCCAGCGACTAACCATCCTTAGTCTCCCCACTTAACCCTGACAATCCGGATCAGGCGAAAATCCACACCAGTCCCTGCATCGCCAGCCAGGCGAACACGCCGGCCAGCACGTCATCGAGCATGATGCCGACGCCGCCATGGACATGCCGATCGATCCAGCGGATCGGCCATGGCTTGAGAATGTCGAAGAAGCGGAACATCAGGAACCCCGCGAGCAACCAGTACCAGCCTTCCGGCACCAGCCACAGGGTGATCCACATCCCGACCATTTCGTCCCAGACGATGCCTTCGTGGTCGTGTACCCGCAAATCGTCGGCGACCTTGCCGCACAGCCAGAAGCCGAACAGCATGGTGATCCCGAGCATCAGCCAGTAACCCCAGTCGGGCAACATCTGCCACAACGGAATAAAGGGTAGCGCAACTAACGAACCCCACGTGCCCGGCGCTTTCGGCAAGGTGCCGGAGCCGAAGCCGAACGCGAGGAAATGCCAGGGATTGCGCCAGACCGACGGCGGAACGAATTCGGCCGGAACCTGTTTCGGGTGATCTGTCACGGTGTCTCCTGAAAATGTTGATAACCCCGGATTTGCGGGGTGATGTCGTGTCCTTCGCGATCCAGCAGCACCACACCCTGGCCCTGCGCCACACGCCCGATCACATGGATCGGCCAACCATCGGCCAGCAGTGCCGGCAACTCGACGGACGGTAGCGTGAAGGCCAGCACATAGTCATCGCCGCCGCTCAACGCCGCCCGTTCGGCGCCACGCTGGCCGAGAAACGCCACTAAAGCATCGGACAACGGTACGCGCTCGCGTTCAACCTCAAGCCGCACCTGCGAAGCCAGAGCGATATGGCCGCAATCGGCAAGCAGGCCATCGGAGATATCCAGGGCCGAGGTGGCCTTGCCGCGCAAGGCCTGACCGAGCCCGAGTTGCGGTTGCGGCGACCAGTAATGACTGAGCAGCGGCTCGGCAATATCAGTGTCGGCTTCACGCTGGCCAAGCACCAGCGGCAAGGCACCGGCGGCATTGCCCAGTTCGCCGCCAACACAAAGCAGGTCGCCCGGTTGTGCGCCGCTGCGGGTCAACGCCTGCCCGGCCGGAACGCGACCGAATACGGTGACGGTCAGGCTCAATGGTCCACGGGTGGTGTCGCCGCCAACCAGCGCGACGCCGCAGCTCTGCGCCATGCGGTTCAAACCGCGGGCATAGGCTTGCAGCCAATCGGCGGTCACCGTCGGCACAGTCAGGGCAAGGGTAAAGGCAACGGGCGTGGCGCCCATGGCGGCCAGGTCGCTGACCGCAACGGCCAGCGAGCGCTGACCGAGCAGAAACGGATCGCAGGGATCGGCGAAGTGCACGCCGGCCACCAGCGTATCGGTGGAAATCGCCAACTGCTCCCCGGGGGGAACCGCCAGCAAGGCGCAGTCGTCGCCGATCCCCAGGGCAACGCCCTCGCCGCCCTGCGCACAAGGCGCGGCGGCGAAGAAATTGCGGATCAGCTCAAACTCGCCCATTGCGATATCAAGCGCTGATCAGCGCTTGAACGCCTTGACTTCAGCTTCACGCAGGCGCGGAGCCAGCTTGTCGAGTACACCGTTGACGAACTTGTGGCCGTCGGTCGAACCGAAGACTTTCGCCAGCTCGATACCTTCGTTGATCACCACGCGGTACGGCACGTCGACGCGCTTGAGCAGTTCCCAGGTAGACAGGCGCAGAACCGCCAGTTCAACCGGGTCCAGCTCTTCGATTTCGATGTCCAGGCAAGGCTTGAGCGCAGTATCGATTTCGGTGCGGCTCGCCGGAACCCCGTGAAGGATTTCGCGGAAATACGCGCCATCGACATCGGTGAAATCGTTATCAACGCGGAACTGCGCTTCGATTTCGTTCAGCGAAGCCTTGGCCATGTGCCACTGATACAGAGCCTGAGTCGCGAGCTGACGGGCTTCGCGACGCTTGACGCTTTTCGATGGCTTGCCGGCATCCGCAGGTTTCGGATCGCGCGGGTTGAAACGATCGCTATCGTCGCTAATCACTTGGCCTCCAACTGCGCCAGCAGGCTGACCATTTCCAGAGCGGACAGGGCAGCTTCAGCACCTTTGTTGCCGGCCTTGGTGCCGGAACGTTCGATGGCTTGCTCGATGGAATCAACGGTCAGGACGCCGAACGCGACCGGTACGCCGAACTCCATGGACACCTGGGCCAGGCCCTTGGTGCATTCGCCAGCCACGTATTCGAAGTGCGGAGTGCCGCCACGAATGACCGCGCCGAGGGCGATGATGGCTGCGAACTCGCCTTTCTGAGCGACTTTCTGCGCAACCAGCGGGATTTCGAAGGCGCCAGGTGCGCGGATGATGGTGATGTCGCTTTCGCTCACGCCGTGGCGAACCAGGGCATCAACTGCACCGCTGACCAGGCTTTCAACCACGAAGCTGTTGAAACGGCCCACTACCAGAGCGTAGCGGCCTTTAGGGGCGATGAAGGTACCTTCGATGGTCTTCAGGGTCATTCGTCAGATCTCTTAAAGAGCCGGGACGCGTTTCGTACGCATCCCTCAGTGATATTAGCCACAAATTCATGACCGGAAAAAACCGCATTGCTGCTCGACTACACCCTGTGGCGAGGGGATTTATCCCCGATGGACTGCGCAGCAGTCCCAACCAAATAGGGCCGCTGCGCAGCCCGTCGGGGATGAATCCCCTCACCACAAGGATCTACGTCAACAATGCCGAATTCACCGGGTCATTATTCGGAGGGCACGTATTCTACAACTTCCAGATCGAAACCGGATATCGCATTAAATTTCATTGGCGCAGACATCAAGCGCATTTTGCGCACGCCGAGGTCACGCAGGATCTGCGAACCGGCACCGACGATGCTGTAAGTGGTCGGTTTTTTCACCGCTGCCTGCTCACCGGTTTCGCGGATATGCGCCAGCAGCACGTCGCCGTCGAGCGGGTGACCGAGCAACAGCACCACACCACTGCCGGCCTCGGCCACCGCAGCCATCGCGGCGCGCAGGCTCCAGCGGCCCGGTTGCTTGACCATCAGCAGGTCGCGCAGCGGGTCCATGTTGTGCACGCGAACCAGGGTCGGCTCTTCGGCGCAAACCGTGCCCAGCGTCAGGGCCATGTGCACGTCGCCTTCCACCGAATCACGATAGGTCACCAGGTTGAATTGGCCCAGTTCGCTGTCCAGCGGCTGTTCGGCAATCCGCTGAACGGTACGTTCGTGGATCATCCGGTAGTGAATCAGGTCGGCGATGGTGCCGATCTTGATGTTGTGTTCGGCGGCAAACGCTTCCAGTTCGGCGCGACGGGACATGGTGCCGTCGTCGTTCATCACTTCGCAGATCACGCCGCTTGGTTCGAAACCGGCCATGCGCGCCAGGTCGCAGGCGGCCTCAGTGTGACCGGCACGAGCCAGGGTGCCACCGGCCTGAGCCATCAGCGGGAAGATGTGCCCCGGGCTGACGATGTCTTCAGCCTTGGCGTCTTTCGCCGCAGCCGCTTGCACGGTGCGCGCACGGTCGGCGGCGGAGATACCGGTGGTGACGCCTTCGGCGGCTTCGATCGATACGGTGAACTTGGTGCCGAAACCGGAACCGTTGCGCGGGGCCATCAACGGCAGCTTCAACAGCTCGCAGCGCTCGCGGCTCATCGGCATGCAGATCAGGCCGCGGGCGTGCTTGGCCATGAAGTTGATGTGCTCGGCCTTGCAGCATTCGGCGGCCATGATCAGGTCGCCTTCGTTCTCGCGGTCTTCGTCATCCATGAGGATGACCATCTTGCCTTGGCGGATGTCTTCAACCAGTTCTTCGATGCTATTGAGCGCCACAAGGCACCCCCTTCAGTCAGGATTTGAGGTAGCCGTTGGCGGCCAGAAAGCTTTCAGTGATCGTGCCACCGGCGGTCGGCTCTGCAGCCTTGTCACCCAACAGCAAACGCTCCAGATAACGCGCCAGCAAATCGACTTCCAGGTTCACCCGGCGGCCCGGCTTGTAGGAAGCCATGATGGTTTCGCTCAGGGTGTGCGGAATGATCGTCAGCATGAATTCGGCGCCATCGACCGCGTTCACGGTCAGGCTGGTGCCGTCGACGGTGATCGAGCCTTTATGGGCGATGTACTTGGCCAGTTCTTTCGGCGCGCGAATGCGAAATTCCACCGCACGAGCATTGTCGCTGCGCGACACCACTTCGCCGACACCGTCGACGTGGCCGCTGACCAGATGGCCGCCGAGACGGGTGGTCGGGGTCAGGGCTTTTTCCAGATTGACCGGGCTGCCGCTTTTCAGGTCATTCATGGCGGTGCAGTCGAGGGTTTCGCGGCTGACGTCGGCGGCAAAGCCGTTGCCCGGCAGCTCAACCGCCGTCAGGCACACGCCGTTGACGGCGATGCTGTCGCCTAGTTTGACGTCGCTCAGGTCGAGCTTGCCGGTTTCGACATGCACCCGCACATCACCGCCCTTTGGGGTCAGTGCGCGGATACTGCCGATGGATTCGATGATGCCGGTAAACATGGGGTTCTCCTTGAGAACGAAGCCAGCGCTAACGCGATGGCCGGGAATTATACGCTCGCCGAAACGACTGGCGTCGCAGTGACTCGCCAGTCATCGCCAACCGCGCGGATTTCAGTGATTTTCAGCTCGGGAGCGTCCTTCATATAGGCCAGCGGCCAGTCCAGCAACGGCCGCGCCGTGGAGCCGAGAAACTTGCCGGCAATGAAGATCACGAACTCATCGACCAGACCGAGCTGGGCGAACGCGCCAGCCAAGCGCGGGCCGGCCTCGACCAGCACTTCGTTGACGCCACGGTTGGCCAGTTCGATCAGCAGTTGATGCAGATCGACCTGACCGTCGTCACCCGGCACGATCAGGCATTCCGGGCCATTGGCGTATTGTTCTTCGACCGCCATGCACGTCGCGACCAGCGCCGGGCCGGCCTTGAAGAACGGCGCGTCCAGCGGCACCCGCAGGCGCCCGTCGACCAGCACCCGCAGCGGCGGACGGCTCATGGCCCGTGCAGTTTGTTCGGCATCCAGACCCAGTTCGTCGGCGCGTACGGTCAGGCGTGCGCCGTCAGCCAGTACGGTGTCGGCGCCGGTCAGCACCACGGCCGCCTGCGCGCGCAAACGCTGTACGGCAGAACGTGCGGCTGGGCCGGTGATCCACTGGCTCTCGCCGCTTTCCATCGCCGTGCGACCGTCGAGACTCATGGCCAGCTTGACCCGCACGAACGGCAAGCCGTGTTCCATGCGCTTCAGGAAACCTTGATTGAGCTGGCGCGCCTCGGCTTCGAGCACGCCACTTTCGGTGGCGATCCCGGCATCGCTCAGACGCTGCAAGCCACGCCCGGCGACCTGTGGATTCGGATCGCGCATCGCGGCGACCACCCGAGCCACCCCGGCAGTCACCAACGCATCGGCGCACGGCGGTGTGCGGCCATGGTGGCTGCACGGCTCAAGGGTCACGTAAGCGGTGGCGCCGCGGGCCAGTTCACCGGCAGCGCGCAGGGCGTGGACCTCGGCGTGGGGTTCGCCGGCGCGCTCGTGAAAGCCTTCGCCGACAATCTGCCCGTCACGCACGATCACGCAGCCAACCCGTGGATTGGGATGGGTGGTGTAGTGACCCTTGCGCGCCAGTTCAAGCGCGCGCGCCATGAAGTGGGCGTCGAGGATCGCCTGCTCGGCGGCGCTGGTCATTCTTTCACCGGTTCGCGGGCGAGGCGGTCGATCTCTTCGCGGAACTCATTGAGATCCTGGAAGCGCCGGTACACCGAGGCGAAACGGATGTAGGCCACTTCATCGAGCTTTTGCAGCTCGGCCATCACCAGTTCGCCGACCACGAGGGATTTGACCTCGCGCTCGCCGGTGGCGCGCAGCTTGTGCTTGATGTGAACCAGAGAGGATTCGAGGCGCTCGACGCTCACCGGACGTTTCTCCAGGGCGCGTTGCATGCCGGCACGGAGCTTTTCTTCGTCGAACGGCTGGCGGCTGCCGTCGGTTTTGATCAGGCGCGGCAACACCAGTTCGGCCGTCTCGAATGTCGTGAAACGCTCGCCGCAGGCCAGGCATTCACGCCGGCGGCGCACCTGTTCGCCCTCGGCGACCAGACGCGAGTCGATGACCTTGGTGTCGTTGGCACCGCAGAAGGGACAGTGCATGGTGGCTGGCAACAAAAAAAGGGAGGGCCATGGTAGCGCATCCCGGTGGCAAGACAAGCCATAGGGTTTGCGGTATACAGACGGGCATGATCGTTTGATCCACGGATTTCATTTTCTGGAGCTGCCAATGTCGCTACGACCGCTCGTTTTGCTCAGTCTTTTCGCCCTGCTGGTGGCCTGTGGCAGCGATAAACCCAAGCCGCAGCCGCCCACGCCGGGCCCGGCGCCACAACAGGCGCAGAAAAAAGCCCAGGAAGCCGCTGACCTCGGTCCGCTGCCGGCTTATCAACGGGAACTGAGCGGCACCCTGCAAGGCGTGCCAGCCGGGGCCGAAGTCGAACTGGCGTTGCTGGTGATCGACGATAAGTCCCGCCCGCAACAGTTGCTCGCCAGTTCCACGCTGATAGGCAATAACCAGGCGTTGCCGTTCCGTCTGCGTTTCAACCCCGAAGCATTCCCCGCCGGCGCGCGGGTTGAGCTGCGCGGCCGTGCCACGCAGTCCGGCCAGTTGATCCTGCATCTGCCGTCGCAACCCATTACCCAGCCGACCACTCAGGCGCTGGGCCAGCTGCAATTTGTCAAAGCGCCATGACGCCACCGCTCGACCTGCAACTGGCGTTAGGTGAATTGCTCGGTGATGCCCGGCTCAAGGCCTGTGCATTGCCGGGTACCGATTTGCAGCTGTGGCTGATCGACGGCGACAACATGGATCGCGAATTCAGTCCCGACGAAACCCGGCGCATCCTCCACGAACCGCCGTATTGGAGTTTCTGCTGGGCCAGCGGCCTGGCGGTGGCGCGCTATCTGGCGGAGTTTCCGGAGTGGGTGCGCGGCAAGCGGGTGCTGGATTTCGGCGCCGGCTCCGGGATCGCCGCGATTGCGGCGGTGAAGGCCGGGGCGTTGGAGGTGGTGGCTTGCGATCTTGATCCGCTGGCGATTGCTGCGTGCCGGGCCAATGCTGAACTCAATGATGTGCAGATGAGCTATTCGACGGACTTCTTTGCCGAGGCTGATCGCTTCGATCTGATCCTAGTGGCGGATGTGCTCTACGACCGTGAGAACCTGCCGCTGCTCGACGCGTTTCTCAGCCGTGGCCGCGAGGCGCTGGTGGCGGATTCGCGGGTTCGGGATTTTCGCCATCCGTTATATGAGCGCATCGAAATGCTTGAGGCGATGACCTTGCCGGATCTGGCGGAGCCGGAAGAATTTCGGCATGTGAGCCTGTACCACGCGCGGCGGAGCTAAAAAGCTTCGTCGGATCGCCGCCCGGAGCAAGCCCGCTCCCACATTTGGATTGCGTTCCCCCTGTGGGAGCGAGCTTGCTCGCGAAGGCGTCCTATCAGGCAACACATCTCTAAACCTGCCCCCGCTTCCGGCCACACCCCGCCAAGCCGTATAGTTGCCCCATCCACGCTTTTACGAGATCTCCCATGAGTCAGCAAACGCCGTACATCTTCGACGCCACGACTGCCGATTTCGACCAGTCGGTGATCGAAGCTTCCTTCAACAAACCGGTGCTGGTGGATTTCTGGGCCGAATGGTGTGCGCCGTGCAAGGCATTGATGCCGATGCTGCAAGGCATTGCCGAGAGCTATCAGGGCGAACTGCTGCTGGCCAAGGTCAACTGCGACATCGAGCAGGACATCGTGGCCCGCTTCGGTATCCGCAGCCTGCCGACCGTGGTGCTGTTCAAGGACGGTCAACCGGTGGACGGTTTTGCCGGTGCGCAACCGGAATCCGCCGTACGCGCCTTGCTTGAGCCGCATGTGCAGATGCCGCCGCCGGCCGCCGCCGATCCGTTCGAACAGGCGCAGGCGCTGTTCGACGACGGTCGTTACGCTGACGCGGAAGCGGCGCTGGTGGTGATGCTCACCGAAGACAACAGCAACGCCAAGGCGCTGATCCTCTACGCCCGCTGCCTGACCGAACGCGGCGAACTGGGCGAAGCGCAAACCGTGCTCGACGCGGTCAAGAGCGATGAGCACAAGGCTGCACTGGCCGGGGCCAAGGCGCAGATCAAATTCCTGGGACTTGCCCGTGATCTGCCGGATGCTGCCGACCTCAAGGCGCGCCTGGCCAAAGATCCGCAGGACGACGAAGCGGTGTATCAACTGGCGATCCAGCAACTGGCGCGTCAGCAATACGAAGCGGCGCTGGAAGCCTTGCTCAAGCTGTTCATCCGTAACCGCAGCTATGGCGAGGGTCTGCCGCACAAGACGTTGCTGCAGGTGTTCGAACTGCTGGGCAACGATCACCCGCTGGTGACCGCTTACCGCCGTAAAGTATTCGCTGCGCTTTATTAAGATCAAAAGATCGCAGCCTTCGGCAGCTCCTACATTCGATCGTGTTCACCCGTATTTGCGGATGAACGCTGAACCTGTAGGAGCTGCCGCAGGCTGCGATCCTTTGCGGCTCACTCGACCCAGCTGTAGAGCGGCGTATCGCCGCCGCTCGCCACTTTCACCTGTGAACTGTGGCGCAATCGCACCAGCAGGCGTTTGCCCGCCGCCGCGCTGCCGGTCAGGCCCTCAAGCTGCTCCAGAAGATCCGGCCCGCTGAGTTGCCTGGCCTGGCGCAACAGATCCTGCGCGACCTGCCACAACGCATCGTCCTGGTTCAGCGGTTTCGCTGCCGGCGCGCTCAATGCCGCTTCAGGCTGATCGCCCTGCGACTGCGCGCCAAGGGCTGCGCCAAGCTTTGCCCAATCGCTGTCATCCAGCTCCACCGTCAAATCCACCGGCATCGCGCCGACGGTTCCGCGTATCCGCAACATCTGCTTCGCTCCTGCACATTTCTGACCTGCATGCTCCCACGGGACTTGTGCAACGCCAAGCGCACGGGCAAACTCTGCGGACTTTCGTTATAAGATTACATAACAAACTCTTCACTTTACTTTCCGGAGACCGCCATGCGTCGTCTGCTGCTCGCTTTGCCGTTTGCCCTGTTGCCGCTGGCCATCGCCCATGCCGCCGATGAGCACGATCATGACCATGAGCACGGCAGCCTCGGCGCCCACGAACATGGCGTCGGCCGACTGAACGCCGCACTCGACGGCCAGACCCTGGAACTGGAACTGGAAAGCCCGGCGATGAACCTGGTGGGCTTCGAACACGCCGCCACCAGC comes from the Pseudomonas sp. RSB 5.4 genome and includes:
- the trxA gene encoding thioredoxin translates to MSQQTPYIFDATTADFDQSVIEASFNKPVLVDFWAEWCAPCKALMPMLQGIAESYQGELLLAKVNCDIEQDIVARFGIRSLPTVVLFKDGQPVDGFAGAQPESAVRALLEPHVQMPPPAAADPFEQAQALFDDGRYADAEAALVVMLTEDNSNAKALILYARCLTERGELGEAQTVLDAVKSDEHKAALAGAKAQIKFLGLARDLPDAADLKARLAKDPQDDEAVYQLAIQQLARQQYEAALEALLKLFIRNRSYGEGLPHKTLLQVFELLGNDHPLVTAYRRKVFAALY
- the ribD gene encoding bifunctional diaminohydroxyphosphoribosylaminopyrimidine deaminase/5-amino-6-(5-phosphoribosylamino)uracil reductase RibD; protein product: MTSAAEQAILDAHFMARALELARKGHYTTHPNPRVGCVIVRDGQIVGEGFHERAGEPHAEVHALRAAGELARGATAYVTLEPCSHHGRTPPCADALVTAGVARVVAAMRDPNPQVAGRGLQRLSDAGIATESGVLEAEARQLNQGFLKRMEHGLPFVRVKLAMSLDGRTAMESGESQWITGPAARSAVQRLRAQAAVVLTGADTVLADGARLTVRADELGLDAEQTARAMSRPPLRVLVDGRLRVPLDAPFFKAGPALVATCMAVEEQYANGPECLIVPGDDGQVDLHQLLIELANRGVNEVLVEAGPRLAGAFAQLGLVDEFVIFIAGKFLGSTARPLLDWPLAYMKDAPELKITEIRAVGDDWRVTATPVVSASV
- a CDS encoding 50S ribosomal protein L11 methyltransferase codes for the protein MTPPLDLQLALGELLGDARLKACALPGTDLQLWLIDGDNMDREFSPDETRRILHEPPYWSFCWASGLAVARYLAEFPEWVRGKRVLDFGAGSGIAAIAAVKAGALEVVACDLDPLAIAACRANAELNDVQMSYSTDFFAEADRFDLILVADVLYDRENLPLLDAFLSRGREALVADSRVRDFRHPLYERIEMLEAMTLPDLAEPEEFRHVSLYHARRS
- a CDS encoding YbaY family lipoprotein, yielding MSLRPLVLLSLFALLVACGSDKPKPQPPTPGPAPQQAQKKAQEAADLGPLPAYQRELSGTLQGVPAGAEVELALLVIDDKSRPQQLLASSTLIGNNQALPFRLRFNPEAFPAGARVELRGRATQSGQLILHLPSQPITQPTTQALGQLQFVKAP
- the nrdR gene encoding transcriptional regulator NrdR, which produces MHCPFCGANDTKVIDSRLVAEGEQVRRRRECLACGERFTTFETAELVLPRLIKTDGSRQPFDEEKLRAGMQRALEKRPVSVERLESSLVHIKHKLRATGEREVKSLVVGELVMAELQKLDEVAYIRFASVYRRFQDLNEFREEIDRLAREPVKE